A window from Primulina huaijiensis isolate GDHJ02 chromosome 13, ASM1229523v2, whole genome shotgun sequence encodes these proteins:
- the LOC140956262 gene encoding protein YIP4b-like, with protein MSHSDTIPLSSSSQSDIDEIENLINYYPTSVLPARPPSPPRASIPVSSTPPPPPSFIPSNLPPPTIPKPTPIPSAAAPPRPPISSPHLPSATTNISASGFGSPPNTLTEPVWDTVKRDFSRIGSNLKLVVFPNPYREDPGKALRDWDLWGPFFFIVFLGLTLSWSASVKKSEVFAVAFALLAAGAVILTLNVLLLGGHIIFFQSLSLLGYCLFPLDVGALICMLKDNVIVKIIVVAVTLAWSSWAAYPFMSSAVNPRRKALALYPVLLMYVSVGFLIIAID; from the exons ATGTCTCACAGTGACACAATCCCGCTTAGCTCCAGCTCGCAATCGGACATCGACGAAATCGAGAACCTCATCAACTACTACCCCACCTCCGTCCTCCCCGCCCGCCCTCCGTCCCCTCCACGCGCCTCCATCCCCGTCTCTTCCACTCCCCCGCCACCTCCCTCCTTCATACCTTCAAATCTTCCTCCTCCCACCATCCCCAAGCCCACCCCCATCCCATCCGCCGCAGCTCCCCCCAGGCCTCCGATTTCCTCTCCACATTTACCCTCTGCCACCACCAATATATCCGCATCTGGATTTGGGTCGCCGCCAAATACTCTGACAGAGCCTGTCTGGGATACGGTGAAGCGGGATTTCTCGAGGATAGGGAGCAATTTGAAGCTGGTTGTTTTCCCAAATCCATATAGGGAGGATCCGGGTAAGGCCTTGAGAGACTGGGATTTGTGGGGACCATTTTTCTTCATCGTATTCCTCGGCCTCACTCTATCCTGGTCTGCTTCCGTTAAGAAG TCCGAAGTTTTTGCTGTTGCATTTGCGCTTCTCGCTGCGGGTGCTGTCATTCTGACCCTGAATGTATTACTGCTG GGTGGTCACATCATCTTCTTCCAGAGCCTGAGTCTCTTAGGTTACTGCCTGTTTCCTCTCGACGTCGGTGCCTTAATTTGCATGTTGAAAGACAACGTAATAGTCAAAATTATTGTAGTTGCGGTGACATTGGCGTGGAGTTCGTGGGCGGCTTATCCATTCATGAGTTCTGCTGTAAACCCGAGGAGAAAAGCTCTTGCACTTTACCCCGTTTTGCTCATGTATGTTTCTGTGGGATTTCTCATAATTGCCATTGATTAA
- the LOC140991629 gene encoding mitochondrial outer membrane protein porin 6-like — protein sequence MAGSPAPFSEIGRRARDLLTKDYNYDQKFILSVPSSTGMGITATGIKKDQNFIGDISTQYRSGRTTVDVKVDTYSNVFIKVTVDDVLHGTKAAISFNVPDNKSGKLDVHYFHRRAAINSSIGLNPTPLLEVAAAVGSKDIAIGGEISFDTTSSSFTKCNAGISFNNPDFSAALVLTDKGQTIKASYLHSVNPVNGTEIAAEMTHRLSSFENSFSIGSVHQINPHTLVKTRFSDNGKVAILSQREWRPKSLVTFSAEYDTKASNAPKLGLAIALKP from the exons ATGGCGGGCAGCCCCGCTCCATTTTCAGAAATTGGCAGGCGTGCTAGAG ATCTTTTGACCAAAGATTACAATTATGATCAGAAGTTCATCTTGTCAGTCCCAAGCTCTACTGGAATG GGAATTACAGCTACTGGTATAAAGaaggatcaaaattttattggtgataTAAGTACGCAGTACAGAAGTGGAAGGACTACTGTTGATGTGAAAGTCGATACCTACTCGAAT GTTTTTATTAAGGTGACTGTAGATGATGTGTTACATGGGACAAAAGCGGCAATTAGCTTCAATGTGCCCGACAACAAGTCCGGAAAG CTTGATGTGCATTACTTTCATCGTCGTGCAGCCATCAATTCCAGTATTGGTCTGAACCCAACTCCTCTTCTGGAGGTTGCTGCAGCAGTTGGCTCCAAAGATATTGCGATTGGTGGTGAAATTAGTTTTGATACTACGTCTTCTTCTTTTACCAAGTGCAATGCTGGAATAAGCTTCAACAATCCTGATTTTTCTGCGGCCCTTGTACT GACTGATAAGGGACAAACCATTAAGGCTTCATATCTTCATTCAGTAAATCCTGTGAACGGAACAGAGATAGCAGCTGAAATGACTCACAGATTATCTAGCTTTGAGAACAGTTTCAGCATCGGAAGTGTGCACCAGATCAATCCTCACACATTGGTGAAGACAAGATTCTCTGACAATGGAAAAGTTGCTATTTTGAGCCAACGAGAATGGAGGCCTAAATCACTCGTAACCTTTTCAGCCGAGTACGACACAAAAGCTAGCAATGCCCCAAAACTTGGCCTTGCTATTGCTCTCAAGCCCTGA
- the LOC140991672 gene encoding LOW QUALITY PROTEIN: xyloglucan endotransglucosylase/hydrolase protein 24-like (The sequence of the model RefSeq protein was modified relative to this genomic sequence to represent the inferred CDS: substituted 1 base at 1 genomic stop codon) has translation MAPKFSPVSLTLLPLIIICTSIMFTLASANFYKDVDVTWGDGRGKIVNNGELLTLTLDKTSGSGFQSKDEYMFGKIDTQLKLVPGNSAGTVTAYFLSSQGATHDEIDFEFLGNLSGDPYILHTNVYVQGRGNREQQFYLWFDPTADFHTYSILWNPQXIIFSVDGTPIREFKNQESRGVPYPKNQPMRIYSSLWNADDWATRGGLIKTDWSKAPFVASYRNYKADACINSPSGASSCASGTASNGKNYTWLNEELDATSQQRLKWVQKNFMIYNYCADSKRFPQGFPAECTILM, from the exons ATGGCTCCAAAGTTTTCACCGGTTTCACTTACACTGCTGCCTCTTATAATCATCTGTACTTCGATCATGTTTACGCTTGCTTCCGCCAATTTCTACAAAGATGTCGACGTGACATGGGGAGACGGCCGAGGGAAAATCGTTAACAATGGCGAGCTTCTGACTCTCACTTTGGACAAAACCTCGGGCTCTGGATTCCAGTCCAAGGACGAATACATGTTCGGAAAGATCGATACGCAGCTCAAACTTGTGCCCGGAAACTCTGCCGGAACCGTGACTGCTTATTTC TTGTCTTCACAAGGGGCGACACATGATGAGATAGATTTCGAGTTCTTGGGGAATTTGAGTGGCGACCCTTATATTCTGCACACTAACGTGTACGTCCAGGGTAGAGGCAATAGAGAACAGCAGTTCTATCTTTGGTTCGATCCCACTGCTGATTTTCATACGTattccatcctatggaatccCCAGTGAATCAT ATTCTCTGTAGATGGCACACCCATCAGAGAATTCAAGAATCAAGAATCGCGAGGAGTCCCCTACCCAAAAAATCAGCCGATGAGGATATACTCGAGCTTGTGGAATGCCGACGATTGGGCGACGAGAGGGGGACTGATCAAAACCGATTGGAGTAAGGCTCCATTCGTTGCTTCGTACCGGAATTACAAGGCTGATGCATGTATAAATTCGCCCTCCGGTGCATCGTCCTGCGCTTCTGGTACTGCCTCCAACGGCAAGAATTACACATGGTTAAACGAAGAGCTTGATGCCACTAGCCAACAGAGATTGAAATGGGTGCAGAAAAATTTCATGATATATAATTACTGCGCGGATTCAAAGCGATTCCCACAAGGTTTCCCCGCAGAATGCACAATATTAATGTAG